CAGGATCAGGGTTCAGATCTCCGCTGGCCATGAGCAGGAGCATCTTGAAAAAGCTGTGGCTGCGTTTACCAAGGTTGGTAAAGAGCTTGGCGTGATATAAAAACAAGGAAGACTTTCCAGGTTTTCAAAACCTGGAAAGTCTCGTTTTTTACTGTTCCGGCTCCATCAATTCCGCCTCCACATGCAGTGATTGCAGCGTTGCATTGCCATATTGGGTAACCATTGCCACATCAGCAGCGTCGCGGCCATGTGCGATTTCTATTCGATAACCGCTGGTTTGCTCCTGCACCGCATCGAATGTATACCATTCTCCGCCAATAAAAACGTCAAACCAGGCGTGTAAATCCATTACTTTCAGTCTGTCCAGGTAGCCGACCGTCATGCGCGCAGGTATACACAGGTTTCGGCATAATGCTATGGCGAGGTGTGTAAAGTCACGGCATACCCCTATACGATTGCGCGCGAGGTCCAAAGCGGTGGTACTTGCATCAGTCATACCGTACTGATATGTAACATTCTGATGTATCCAGGTCCTGATCGCCTCTACCTGATGATAACCCGGTGTGAGGTTTCCCGCTATTTCCAAGGCCAACATATTAATTTCATGCAAATCCGACTCACAATACCTGCTTGGCAGGATATAATGCATCACATCATCCGGCAAATCACCCACCAGCATATAGGCAGGAGGCGGATTGGGGATCGCTTTGGTAGGATTAACCTGCGCCTGCACTTCGGTTGTAATGGTTACTTTTCCAACGGGAAGGATAGTCCGCTGACAAGGGTTTCCGTAGATATCGATATACTCTGAAAATGGTACTGACGGCTCAATATTAAAACCTTCCTGAATGATAGACTGGCCTTCCTGACGGCGTGGACGTAACATAGTTGTTACGGTGGTTGGGGCATACACGTCATACGTGAATATGCTTCTTCCCTTCATTTTCATGTATGAGTCGATTTAATATATTTGGTAAATGTAATGACAACGAGTTGCTTAAAAATTACGTGCCATTTAATTTATTGTTAACGTCCAGGCGTTCTGAATTAAAACATTTTAATCGACGTTTGTCAATCAGGAACACTAATTTTAGTGCCAAAAGCATTTGTGGAATTTAAATATCTTACCTATGGCAGTTACAAAATGGATCGTAGACCCTGTGCATTCAGAAGTTCAGTTTAAGATCAAACACCTGGTCATTTCCACGATTACCGGCTCCTTCAATAATTTTGAAGGCGGAGCTACATCGGATTTGAATAACTTTGAGAATGCAGAAATTCACTTTTCACTCGATGTGAAAAGTATAGATACCAATGTGGATATGCGTGATGCGCATCTTAAGTCCGCAGATTTTTTTGATGCTGAACAATTCCCTCACA
The genomic region above belongs to Dyadobacter pollutisoli and contains:
- a CDS encoding transglutaminase-like domain-containing protein, encoding MLRPRRQEGQSIIQEGFNIEPSVPFSEYIDIYGNPCQRTILPVGKVTITTEVQAQVNPTKAIPNPPPAYMLVGDLPDDVMHYILPSRYCESDLHEINMLALEIAGNLTPGYHQVEAIRTWIHQNVTYQYGMTDASTTALDLARNRIGVCRDFTHLAIALCRNLCIPARMTVGYLDRLKVMDLHAWFDVFIGGEWYTFDAVQEQTSGYRIEIAHGRDAADVAMVTQYGNATLQSLHVEAELMEPEQ